One genomic window of Psychrobacillus sp. INOP01 includes the following:
- a CDS encoding cell division protein FtsA, whose translation MTSKLFALDIGTRSVVGIILEEHGDSFHVVDILVEEHKERAMVDGQIHNVLKVAEIIQSVKEKLEVKYGTLEKVSVAAAGRALKTEQAEVKMDIKNRPIFTEDDMNRLELSAVQKAQSNLIQNDTDKHTNHYYCVGYSVVYYRLDGEEIGSLVDQQGNEASIEVIATFLPRVVVESLLSALKRANLEMEALTLEPIAAINVLIPPSMRRLNVALVDIGAGTSDIAITDLGTVVAYGMVATAGDEITEALSDHYLLDFPLAEEAKRMINTEDSIQIEDILGFQQDIPKEEVIKSLKPAIEVLANSISSEILRLNNNKPTKAVMLVGGGSLTPNLPSILAEKLNLPANRVAVRGIDAIQHLTKAEHIPITPELVTPIGIAIAAKRAPIQYMSVQVNNQIVRLFELKEMTIADAFLAANISARKLYGKPGAALTVQVNGQIIHIPGEHGKPAVIQLNGIEANTKTSIQNKDKIELLEGIDGKEGFATARDLLDDATIKSITFQRVMYIVEPIVKINGQKVSLDTVLQENDNITVETPQTVEQVLYAIHKENYLTQLQPYTVTINNKNHFIPTYSSRLLLNESPVKQSYSVQENDIIQLETVSSPTLEQIAIQLEKKLVDKIIVKFQNKSVELSKECAIVNKGSVQLSPTDIIPNESNIQWQDVNNSPWIFQDVFRFTEWNMPEHAGSFEILKNGEPSRFDEEIFGGDQLEIVFG comes from the coding sequence TTGACATCTAAATTATTTGCATTAGATATTGGTACAAGATCTGTAGTTGGTATCATTTTAGAAGAACATGGCGATTCTTTTCATGTAGTTGATATATTAGTAGAAGAACATAAAGAACGAGCTATGGTCGACGGACAAATACATAATGTACTAAAAGTGGCAGAGATAATTCAGTCCGTTAAAGAAAAACTAGAGGTAAAGTATGGGACTCTTGAAAAAGTAAGCGTGGCCGCCGCTGGAAGAGCTTTAAAAACAGAGCAGGCCGAAGTAAAAATGGACATTAAGAATAGGCCTATTTTTACAGAAGATGATATGAATAGACTTGAGTTATCAGCAGTTCAAAAAGCACAAAGTAATCTAATTCAAAATGATACAGACAAACATACCAATCATTATTATTGTGTTGGATATAGTGTTGTCTATTATCGATTAGATGGGGAAGAAATTGGAAGTTTAGTTGATCAGCAAGGAAACGAAGCGTCTATAGAGGTGATCGCTACTTTTCTACCACGCGTCGTAGTAGAATCTCTTCTTTCTGCTCTTAAGCGGGCTAACCTGGAAATGGAAGCATTGACGCTAGAACCAATAGCTGCGATTAATGTGTTGATCCCCCCTTCGATGCGAAGATTAAATGTAGCATTAGTGGATATTGGGGCTGGAACTTCCGATATTGCCATCACAGATTTAGGAACCGTGGTCGCCTACGGTATGGTCGCAACAGCTGGTGATGAAATTACAGAGGCTTTGAGTGATCATTACTTATTGGACTTCCCATTAGCTGAAGAAGCAAAAAGAATGATTAATACCGAGGATTCTATCCAGATAGAAGACATTTTAGGCTTCCAGCAAGATATCCCAAAAGAAGAAGTTATCAAATCGCTTAAGCCTGCAATAGAGGTTTTAGCTAATTCCATCTCAAGCGAGATTCTTCGACTGAATAATAACAAACCTACGAAGGCGGTTATGCTAGTTGGCGGTGGAAGTTTGACACCAAACCTGCCTAGTATTTTAGCTGAAAAACTAAATTTACCTGCCAACCGCGTAGCCGTTCGCGGTATAGATGCAATTCAGCATTTAACAAAAGCAGAGCATATCCCAATTACTCCTGAATTGGTAACCCCTATCGGTATTGCTATTGCCGCAAAACGTGCACCAATTCAATACATGTCTGTGCAAGTAAACAATCAAATTGTTCGTTTGTTTGAGCTAAAGGAAATGACTATTGCAGATGCCTTTTTAGCTGCTAACATTTCTGCTCGTAAACTCTATGGGAAACCCGGAGCTGCTTTGACTGTACAAGTAAATGGGCAAATCATCCATATCCCAGGAGAGCATGGAAAGCCAGCTGTTATCCAGCTGAATGGTATAGAGGCCAATACAAAAACATCTATTCAAAACAAGGATAAAATTGAACTTTTAGAGGGTATTGACGGTAAAGAAGGATTTGCCACAGCACGAGATCTTCTGGATGATGCAACTATTAAATCTATTACATTCCAAAGGGTTATGTATATAGTAGAACCGATAGTTAAAATAAATGGCCAAAAGGTATCTTTAGATACTGTGTTACAAGAGAATGACAACATTACCGTAGAGACACCACAAACAGTTGAACAAGTTTTGTATGCTATTCATAAAGAAAATTACTTGACGCAGCTTCAACCTTATACAGTGACGATAAATAATAAAAACCATTTTATCCCGACATATTCATCTAGGTTATTACTAAATGAGAGTCCAGTAAAACAGTCCTATTCTGTTCAAGAGAATGATATTATACAACTGGAAACTGTTAGTTCACCAACATTGGAACAAATTGCAATTCAACTAGAAAAGAAATTAGTAGATAAAATAATAGTTAAGTTCCAAAATAAATCAGTGGAGCTTTCGAAAGAATGTGCAATAGTTAATAAAGGCAGCGTCCAGTTGTCTCCCACTGATATTATTCCTAATGAATCGAACATTCAGTGGCAAGATGTTAATAATTCTCCTTGGATCTTTCAAGATGTTTTTCGTTTTACGGAATGGAATATGCCTGAACATGCTGGTTCCTTCGAAATTTTAAAAAACGGAGAACCTTCACGTTTCGATGAAGAAATATTCGGTGGAGATCAATTGGAAATTGTATTTGGATGA
- a CDS encoding uridine kinase: MDNIIHEIANLTTAKDKRITIGISGHGASGKTKFANNLLKILGCDFVNYINTDPYIIGSQLRKYTLIDYEYKKQHHHEKMTACHPAAHNIFALERDIHMMRDGLDFYTIGTDYTKSTLISSQNKINIVEGMSVAFTDPDLYDLKVYLYTDGETELMRRSIRDISERGIDINYLRKSHEMRRIQYELFMHPYHGNFDIVLKNSNEEYILEKGNFNEFAERIF, translated from the coding sequence ATGGACAACATAATACATGAAATAGCCAATTTGACTACCGCGAAGGATAAAAGAATCACCATAGGAATTTCGGGTCATGGTGCATCTGGAAAGACAAAGTTTGCCAATAATCTTTTGAAGATTCTGGGATGTGACTTTGTAAATTATATCAATACAGACCCATATATTATTGGCTCTCAACTTAGGAAGTACACTCTGATCGATTATGAATATAAAAAACAACATCATCATGAAAAAATGACAGCCTGTCATCCAGCTGCTCATAATATATTTGCTTTAGAGAGAGACATTCATATGATGAGAGATGGTTTAGACTTTTATACAATAGGAACGGATTATACAAAGAGCACACTAATTTCTTCGCAAAACAAAATAAATATCGTAGAAGGCATGAGCGTTGCATTTACAGATCCCGATTTGTATGATCTTAAAGTTTACTTGTATACGGATGGAGAAACCGAGTTGATGAGAAGAAGTATAAGGGATATTTCTGAAAGAGGAATAGATATAAATTATTTAAGAAAATCTCATGAAATGCGGAGAATTCAATATGAATTATTCATGCATCCTTATCATGGAAATTTTGATATCGTTTTAAAAAATTCCAACGAAGAGTATATCCTTGAAAAAGGTAATTTTAATGAATTTGCAGAAAGAATTTTTTAA
- a CDS encoding histidine kinase has protein sequence MRRYLGWISLVLIIIFIVLAFIIPQVLNPLPDSLDLILLLLLLLGSFFTALFSLKGRLQTITLLISSLGMLALLLITIFAVGMILFGNFGT, from the coding sequence ATGAGGAGATATTTGGGTTGGATTTCATTGGTACTGATCATAATATTTATCGTTTTAGCTTTTATTATCCCGCAAGTATTGAATCCTTTACCTGATTCCTTGGACTTAATATTATTACTGCTATTGCTATTGGGTTCATTTTTCACTGCTCTTTTTAGTTTAAAAGGTCGTTTACAAACAATTACTTTACTTATTTCTTCTCTTGGTATGCTAGCTTTGTTACTCATAACTATTTTCGCTGTTGGTATGATTTTGTTTGGAAACTTTGGTACATAG
- a CDS encoding NUDIX hydrolase, translating into MTKQWLEWAKRIQALSQSGLAFSKDIYDIERYEELRNISIEIMAEHTALEMDKVRDLFANETGYQTPKVDVRGVVFKNNQILMVKENIDDKWALPGGFCDIGLSPSENVVKEIKEESGFEVVPIRLIALLDKNKHPHPPEAYHYYKIFILCEIIGGKPTTGTETSNINFFSEHNLPELSSNRNTESQIKMLFEFLRNPLKETIFD; encoded by the coding sequence ATGACTAAACAATGGTTAGAGTGGGCAAAAAGAATTCAGGCTTTGTCCCAGTCTGGACTGGCATTTTCTAAAGATATTTATGATATCGAACGTTATGAAGAATTACGTAATATCAGTATAGAAATTATGGCAGAACATACAGCACTAGAAATGGATAAAGTTAGGGATTTATTTGCGAATGAAACCGGTTACCAAACTCCAAAAGTTGATGTTCGTGGTGTGGTTTTTAAAAATAATCAGATCTTAATGGTTAAAGAAAATATAGATGATAAATGGGCTCTACCAGGTGGATTTTGTGATATAGGGCTATCACCTTCTGAAAATGTTGTTAAGGAAATAAAAGAGGAGTCTGGTTTTGAAGTTGTACCAATCAGATTAATTGCATTATTGGATAAAAACAAACATCCACATCCGCCAGAAGCTTATCATTATTATAAGATATTTATATTGTGTGAAATTATTGGTGGGAAGCCTACTACAGGCACTGAAACGAGTAACATAAACTTTTTTTCGGAACATAATTTACCGGAGCTTTCTTCTAATAGGAATACAGAGTCACAGATTAAAATGCTCTTCGAGTTTTTGAGGAATCCACTAAAAGAAACGATATTTGATTAA
- a CDS encoding HAD family hydrolase, which produces MRAIIFDFDGTLANTLPICFYAFQNVFKKFDNKDLSSEEIKDMFGPSETGIIRNNLSNPNKEEAIEYYYEKYSEHHKSLVVSNLEILELLKSLKELDIKIGIFTGKAKRSLDISLKALDMDGLFDVIITGDDVINPKPDSEGLLKALSILEVINSDTIYIGDSDADVIAGMRANVFTIGVQWLPEYQTSTFSEQPNLIVKSVKEFKSSLKVGV; this is translated from the coding sequence ATGAGAGCGATAATATTTGATTTTGATGGGACGTTGGCTAATACTTTGCCCATTTGCTTTTATGCTTTTCAAAATGTGTTTAAAAAATTCGATAATAAGGATCTTAGTTCAGAAGAAATAAAGGATATGTTTGGTCCTTCTGAAACAGGTATTATTAGAAATAACCTGTCTAATCCTAATAAGGAGGAGGCTATCGAATATTATTACGAAAAATATTCTGAACATCATAAAAGTTTAGTAGTAAGTAATCTTGAAATACTAGAATTGTTGAAGTCCTTGAAAGAGTTAGATATAAAAATAGGAATTTTTACTGGAAAGGCAAAAAGAAGCTTAGATATCTCTTTAAAAGCATTAGATATGGATGGATTGTTTGACGTAATAATAACTGGTGATGATGTTATAAATCCTAAGCCTGATTCAGAGGGGCTGCTAAAAGCTTTGTCTATTTTAGAAGTAATCAATTCGGACACAATTTATATTGGTGATAGTGATGCAGACGTAATTGCAGGAATGCGAGCTAATGTCTTTACAATTGGTGTACAGTGGTTACCGGAGTACCAAACATCTACATTCAGCGAACAACCAAATTTAATAGTAAAAAGTGTAAAAGAATTTAAAAGCTCCCTCAAAGTAGGTGTCTAA
- a CDS encoding YtxH domain-containing protein, producing the protein MTNQKQTKPNYSEATYNHEYYANQPSYNQQGNSNYPPVPYYNNDSRDDIYRDEEVNGKDFIIGVLIGGIIGATTALLLAPKTGTELRGNLSTQAGQLKEKTMDFSSTAKEKTTQLSKQIQEQSGQLVDKVKAIKPTASSPLDDGTASSEGEEPMEFMETISHTTEELTEQEENATAIAEAIKEAVVGEEKK; encoded by the coding sequence ATGACAAATCAAAAACAAACTAAACCTAACTATAGCGAAGCAACATACAATCATGAATATTATGCAAACCAACCATCTTATAATCAGCAAGGAAATTCGAATTATCCACCAGTTCCATATTACAACAATGATTCAAGAGATGATATTTATCGTGACGAAGAAGTAAATGGTAAGGATTTTATCATCGGCGTTTTAATCGGTGGAATTATTGGGGCAACAACCGCATTATTATTAGCACCAAAAACTGGTACAGAGCTTCGTGGAAATCTTTCTACACAGGCAGGTCAGCTTAAAGAAAAAACAATGGACTTTTCATCTACTGCAAAAGAAAAAACAACGCAACTTTCTAAGCAAATCCAAGAGCAATCTGGACAATTAGTTGATAAAGTAAAAGCCATTAAACCAACTGCCTCTTCGCCACTTGATGACGGTACAGCATCATCTGAGGGAGAAGAACCAATGGAATTTATGGAAACTATCTCTCATACAACAGAAGAATTAACGGAACAAGAAGAAAACGCAACAGCAATAGCAGAGGCTATTAAAGAAGCAGTTGTAGGAGAAGAAAAAAAGTAA
- a CDS encoding DUF948 domain-containing protein produces MENLLYIAAIIAAVAFLILCISLAMTLFSVKKTLNNVADTLDGLETNLQNMTKETAELLHKTNDLAEDIQAKSEKLNTVVDAVKNVGTSVNGFNHSIQRLTTSVTTEVEKNEEKIAQVVQWSNVFLGVRDKWKERKALERAGYYTYDNDNHKPL; encoded by the coding sequence ATGGAAAATCTTTTATACATAGCCGCTATTATAGCCGCTGTTGCATTTCTAATACTTTGTATTAGTTTAGCAATGACATTATTTTCAGTTAAGAAGACGCTTAATAATGTAGCAGACACATTAGATGGGTTAGAAACAAATTTACAAAACATGACAAAAGAAACAGCTGAACTACTTCATAAAACAAACGATTTAGCAGAAGATATTCAAGCTAAATCTGAGAAGTTAAATACAGTAGTCGATGCAGTTAAAAATGTGGGGACTTCAGTAAATGGATTTAATCATTCTATCCAACGCTTAACAACTTCTGTAACCACTGAAGTGGAGAAGAATGAAGAAAAAATTGCCCAGGTTGTGCAATGGAGTAACGTTTTCCTCGGTGTTCGCGACAAATGGAAAGAACGTAAAGCGTTAGAACGTGCTGGGTATTATACTTACGATAACGACAACCATAAACCACTATAA
- the murC gene encoding UDP-N-acetylmuramate--L-alanine ligase: protein MTKYHFTGIKGSGMSPLAQILHDTGYEVQGSDIEKYFFTEKPLHERNINILLFGESNIKEGWTIIAGNAFPDSHPELVKAKELGLEVIRYHDFLGNYMSQFTSIAVTGAHGKTSTTGLLSHVLSGYQPTSYLIGDGTGKGMQNAANFVFEACEYRRHFLAYNPDYAIMTNVDFDHPDYFQDIDDVFQAFQSMAMQVKKGIFACGDDKYLQQIKSEVPVVYYGFGEHNDFAARNIEITPKGTSFDVFVRNEFYDRFSIPLFGDHTILNALAVISLCHYEGVPADTIQKGLETFEGVKRRFTETIVGNDIIIDDYAHHPTEIKATIQSARQKYPTHQIIAIFQPHTFTRTQKFLQEFSEALSLADRVYLCDIFGSARENAGNLTIANLGDIIEGSHILTEENVAELQTKEHSVFLFMGAGDVQKYQQAFEAKLNN, encoded by the coding sequence ATGACAAAGTACCATTTTACAGGCATTAAAGGGTCTGGAATGAGTCCATTAGCGCAAATTTTGCATGATACTGGCTATGAAGTACAAGGCTCTGATATTGAAAAATATTTTTTTACTGAAAAACCATTACATGAGCGAAATATAAACATATTACTATTTGGTGAATCGAATATTAAAGAGGGTTGGACTATTATTGCAGGAAATGCGTTTCCAGATAGTCATCCTGAGTTAGTCAAAGCTAAAGAACTTGGCTTAGAAGTAATTAGGTATCATGACTTCTTAGGGAATTATATGAGTCAGTTTACTTCTATAGCAGTTACAGGTGCTCATGGAAAAACATCGACTACTGGTTTGTTATCTCATGTATTAAGTGGATACCAACCCACATCCTATTTAATAGGGGATGGTACCGGAAAAGGTATGCAAAATGCTGCTAATTTTGTGTTTGAGGCTTGCGAATATCGCCGTCATTTTCTAGCGTACAATCCGGATTATGCCATTATGACAAATGTTGATTTTGATCATCCAGATTATTTCCAAGATATTGATGATGTATTCCAAGCATTTCAGTCAATGGCAATGCAAGTGAAAAAAGGCATCTTCGCTTGTGGAGATGATAAATACTTGCAACAGATTAAATCGGAAGTTCCTGTCGTATACTACGGTTTTGGGGAACATAATGATTTTGCTGCACGCAATATTGAAATTACTCCAAAAGGTACATCTTTTGATGTATTTGTACGCAACGAATTTTATGATCGCTTCTCTATTCCATTGTTTGGTGACCATACTATTCTAAATGCTCTTGCAGTTATTTCTCTATGCCATTATGAAGGTGTCCCAGCAGATACTATTCAAAAAGGATTAGAGACATTTGAAGGAGTTAAAAGAAGGTTTACGGAGACTATAGTAGGTAATGATATTATCATTGATGATTATGCTCATCATCCGACAGAAATAAAAGCAACTATTCAATCAGCTAGACAAAAGTATCCGACTCATCAAATTATTGCGATTTTCCAACCACATACTTTTACAAGAACTCAAAAGTTTTTACAAGAATTCAGTGAGGCTTTGAGTTTGGCAGATAGAGTCTATTTATGTGATATTTTTGGATCTGCAAGAGAGAATGCAGGGAATTTAACAATTGCAAACCTTGGAGATATTATCGAAGGTAGCCATATTTTAACAGAAGAAAATGTAGCGGAATTGCAGACAAAAGAACATTCTGTTTTCTTATTTATGGGAGCAGGGGACGTTCAAAAGTATCAGCAAGCTTTCGAAGCAAAACTTAATAACTAA
- a CDS encoding DNA translocase FtsK: MNWLKKLFASEEKEYEEEFNEQQQIVHSATKKTPFRFPLISDEEKNEAVYGYPKEEKIVETYKQEPYFKEPEYKPLHTQNIWQQRAQPTVIHRAAEKKIVEGKKVVDTPGINRKKRAFTPTEVPSPIYGFSKTVVDNKVKEKEILVDREQKTKTVSSEVLFNPEPIIPVQEMVEEVNHVIEVSEVVQDDVQVTELVEVVQAEVAVTKAQETIEPVPNEVEEVREFEVVQDDVQVTELVEVVQAEVAVTKAQETIEPVPNEVEEVREFEVVQDDLQVTELVEVVQAEVAETKVQETIEPIHNTEILETEKPVKENIRPFNVLMLKSDKSKMNRIDIMNKISPVAKKAVTITTPSTQQEQKEMTERVQVSEQEIEQILVEEQEEIQTNYVRPSFSHLLPPEMNVEDREWMEEQAFTLVDALSHFQVTGEIVQMVQGPAVTQFEITVGQGTKVSKIRNLADDLKLALAAKDIRIQAPIPGKRSIGIEIPNRTSRAVRLSEVINTDTFLHSESPLEAALGLDLTGKPVTLDLRKMPHGLIAGATGSGKSVFINSLLVSLLYKATPDEVKLLLIDPKMVELAPFNHIPHLVSPVITDVKAATAALKWAVEEMERRYQLFAHIGVRDITRYNTLATEKRQFAQKLPYIVIVIDELADLMMMAPTEVEDAICRIAQKARACGIHLVLATQRPSVDVITGLIKANIPTRIAFSVSSQIDSRTILDQQGAERLLGKGDMLYQGNGMSSPVRIQGTYVSDDEIESVIEYARGQGNPDYMFVQEELLQKEITSEQDDLFEEACRFIVEQGTASTSLLQRKFHLGYNRAARLIDAMYENGYITEQKGSKARDVLLTSDTLDEIFS, translated from the coding sequence TTGAATTGGTTAAAAAAATTATTTGCATCAGAAGAAAAAGAATATGAAGAGGAATTCAATGAGCAACAACAAATAGTACATTCTGCAACGAAGAAAACTCCTTTTCGTTTCCCATTAATATCAGATGAAGAAAAAAATGAAGCAGTATATGGATATCCAAAGGAAGAAAAAATAGTTGAAACATATAAACAAGAACCATATTTCAAGGAACCAGAATATAAACCATTACATACACAAAACATATGGCAGCAACGTGCACAACCTACTGTCATACACAGGGCAGCAGAGAAGAAAATTGTAGAGGGAAAAAAAGTAGTGGATACTCCCGGTATAAATCGAAAGAAAAGAGCATTTACACCAACAGAAGTGCCATCTCCGATTTATGGATTTTCCAAAACAGTAGTAGATAATAAAGTAAAAGAAAAAGAGATATTAGTAGATAGAGAACAAAAAACGAAAACGGTAAGTTCAGAGGTTCTATTTAATCCGGAGCCAATTATTCCGGTACAAGAAATGGTTGAAGAAGTAAATCATGTAATAGAAGTGAGTGAAGTAGTGCAGGATGATGTACAAGTAACTGAGTTAGTAGAAGTTGTACAAGCAGAGGTAGCTGTAACGAAAGCGCAAGAAACAATTGAACCAGTTCCTAATGAAGTAGAAGAAGTTCGAGAGTTTGAAGTAGTGCAGGATGATGTACAAGTAACTGAGTTAGTAGAAGTTGTACAAGCAGAGGTAGCTGTAACGAAAGCGCAAGAAACAATTGAACCAGTTCCTAATGAAGTAGAAGAAGTTCGAGAGTTTGAAGTAGTGCAGGATGATTTACAAGTAACTGAGTTAGTGGAAGTTGTACAAGCAGAGGTAGCTGAAACGAAAGTACAAGAAACAATTGAACCAATTCATAATACGGAGATCTTAGAAACAGAAAAACCTGTGAAAGAAAACATTAGACCTTTTAATGTACTAATGTTGAAATCAGATAAAAGTAAAATGAATAGAATAGATATTATGAACAAAATATCCCCTGTAGCAAAGAAGGCGGTCACTATAACAACGCCCTCAACTCAACAGGAACAAAAAGAAATGACTGAGCGGGTTCAAGTTAGTGAGCAGGAAATAGAGCAAATTTTAGTGGAAGAGCAAGAAGAGATCCAAACTAATTATGTAAGACCATCATTTAGTCATTTACTTCCGCCGGAAATGAATGTGGAGGATAGAGAATGGATGGAGGAGCAGGCATTCACGTTAGTAGATGCGCTGTCTCATTTTCAAGTAACTGGTGAAATTGTTCAAATGGTACAGGGACCAGCAGTCACCCAATTTGAAATAACGGTTGGTCAGGGGACTAAAGTAAGTAAAATACGCAACCTAGCGGATGACCTCAAACTTGCATTAGCAGCAAAGGATATTCGTATTCAAGCACCTATTCCGGGAAAGAGATCAATAGGAATTGAGATACCAAACAGAACGTCTCGCGCAGTACGCTTATCTGAAGTAATAAATACAGATACATTTTTACACTCAGAATCCCCACTAGAGGCGGCTTTAGGATTAGATCTTACAGGCAAACCAGTGACATTAGATTTGCGTAAAATGCCGCACGGACTCATAGCGGGAGCAACTGGATCTGGGAAATCTGTATTTATTAACTCATTATTAGTAAGTCTCTTGTATAAAGCGACGCCTGATGAAGTAAAATTATTACTAATCGATCCAAAAATGGTTGAGCTTGCGCCGTTCAATCATATTCCACATCTTGTCAGTCCAGTTATTACGGATGTAAAAGCTGCAACTGCTGCATTGAAATGGGCAGTGGAGGAAATGGAACGACGCTATCAACTATTTGCTCATATTGGGGTACGAGATATTACTAGATATAATACGCTTGCTACAGAGAAGCGACAGTTTGCTCAAAAGCTTCCTTATATTGTCATTGTTATTGATGAGCTTGCAGACTTGATGATGATGGCTCCTACGGAAGTAGAGGATGCTATTTGCCGAATCGCACAAAAAGCAAGAGCATGTGGCATACATTTAGTATTAGCTACACAGCGTCCTTCTGTAGATGTAATTACTGGCCTGATCAAAGCTAATATTCCTACACGTATTGCATTTTCTGTATCCTCACAAATTGATTCGCGTACCATTTTAGATCAGCAAGGTGCGGAACGTTTGCTAGGAAAAGGAGATATGCTTTATCAAGGAAATGGTATGTCCAGTCCTGTACGTATCCAAGGTACTTATGTCTCAGATGATGAAATTGAAAGTGTTATTGAATATGCTAGAGGTCAAGGTAATCCAGATTATATGTTTGTGCAAGAGGAACTACTCCAAAAAGAAATCACTTCTGAGCAGGATGATTTATTTGAAGAGGCTTGCCGTTTTATCGTAGAACAAGGCACTGCCTCCACTTCGTTATTACAACGTAAATTCCATCTAGGATATAACCGAGCAGCTCGTTTAATAGATGCTATGTATGAAAATGGATATATTACGGAACAAAAGGGAAGTAAGGCAAGAGATGTACTATTAACAAGCGATACGCTAGATGAAATATTTAGTTAA
- the ytpR gene encoding YtpR family tRNA-binding protein gives MNIFYNKPGVGDVLLIQLTPEKTQNVITETNGDVTQVKDAQTNKVLAINIFEFSKYKELEVQGNVPLTAEIVESVQQILVNNDVSFTLEVDLSPKFVVGHVDSLEQHPNADKLKVCQVNVGESTLQIVCGAPNVEAGQKVVVAKVGAVMPSGMVIKDAELRGVASSGMLCSARELAIPNAPEVKGILIIDEQKEVGSEFLV, from the coding sequence ATGAATATTTTTTACAACAAACCTGGAGTTGGAGATGTATTATTAATCCAATTAACACCTGAAAAAACACAAAACGTTATTACGGAAACAAATGGCGATGTTACACAAGTAAAAGATGCACAAACAAATAAAGTTTTGGCTATCAACATTTTTGAATTTAGTAAATATAAAGAACTGGAAGTACAAGGTAATGTTCCTTTAACTGCTGAAATAGTAGAATCTGTACAACAAATCTTAGTGAATAATGACGTTTCTTTTACCCTAGAAGTGGATCTATCACCTAAATTTGTAGTCGGTCACGTGGACTCATTAGAACAGCATCCAAATGCCGATAAATTAAAAGTATGCCAAGTAAACGTTGGGGAATCGACTTTACAAATCGTATGTGGTGCTCCCAATGTAGAAGCAGGACAAAAAGTAGTAGTAGCTAAAGTAGGTGCAGTAATGCCTTCAGGAATGGTTATTAAAGACGCTGAACTTAGAGGTGTTGCATCAAGTGGGATGCTATGCTCCGCAAGAGAATTGGCGATTCCAAACGCACCAGAAGTAAAAGGAATACTTATTATAGATGAGCAAAAAGAAGTTGGAAGTGAATTTTTAGTTTAA
- a CDS encoding DUF1444 family protein, which translates to MKALELVRLLKTKLSEDIYTYDYNRETNKLRLTHKATGKGIEISVPPILAKYETKKDVAINEVVYTIHETFKAMEKEMAGEIDPSFSVYPVIRSTSFPLKSNEGNRFITKDHTAETRIYYAVDLGSTYRLLDEKMLADWKVRETEVRERALFQVRNLENHFKTDEVAGNIFYFFNNKDGYDASRILNESLLKDMKKKITGDMTISVPHQDVMIIGDIRNETGYDVLAQMTMHFFTVGTVPITSLSFIYDNGDLEPIFIMAKNRVSKENEDK; encoded by the coding sequence ATGAAAGCACTTGAACTAGTAAGACTCTTAAAAACAAAGCTTTCCGAAGATATATATACGTATGATTATAATAGAGAAACAAATAAGCTTCGATTGACTCATAAAGCAACAGGAAAAGGAATTGAAATTTCGGTTCCTCCAATTTTAGCTAAATATGAAACGAAAAAAGATGTGGCAATTAATGAGGTAGTGTATACGATACACGAAACATTTAAAGCAATGGAAAAAGAGATGGCCGGTGAAATAGATCCATCATTCTCGGTATACCCAGTTATCCGTTCCACTTCTTTTCCACTTAAGTCTAATGAAGGTAATCGTTTTATCACGAAGGATCATACAGCAGAAACCCGTATTTATTATGCTGTTGATCTAGGTAGCACTTACCGTTTACTAGATGAAAAAATGTTGGCGGATTGGAAAGTGAGAGAGACAGAAGTACGTGAACGAGCACTCTTCCAAGTAAGAAATTTAGAAAATCACTTTAAAACGGATGAGGTAGCAGGCAATATTTTTTATTTCTTTAATAATAAAGATGGATATGATGCAAGTCGTATACTCAACGAATCGCTATTAAAAGATATGAAAAAGAAAATTACTGGAGATATGACTATTTCTGTACCCCATCAAGATGTTATGATAATTGGTGATATAAGAAATGAAACAGGTTACGACGTACTTGCGCAAATGACAATGCATTTCTTCACCGTAGGAACCGTACCTATTACTTCATTATCTTTCATCTATGACAATGGAGATTTAGAACCAATATTTATCATGGCGAAAAATCGCGTATCAAAGGAGAACGAAGACAAATGA